One genomic region from Metallosphaera tengchongensis encodes:
- a CDS encoding dihydrodipicolinate synthase family protein, whose amino-acid sequence MKQIIVANVTPFGEKGEVDLEALKTLYNFDRTKGMREFWVMGSTGECKLLSYDEKISIARTSIEALGSGAILGVNENSIERTVKLAKEFVDMGASSLFSLPPLYHRPSELGVLKFYEAISKLGVPVYVYNIPDYVGYTVGINVTKKLAAEGIIQGMKYTTNNMVSFLEYLKVKEDVKHFKLFMGTEHLILPSLMYGGDGVVTAVANFAPELVKDIVDSFESGNWSQAMESQRKVSKLAFVISAGDYPAGVKIALRYRGVYTGRVREPLQENINIEGDIYATLKEFGL is encoded by the coding sequence ATGAAACAAATTATTGTAGCTAATGTGACTCCTTTCGGAGAGAAGGGAGAGGTAGATCTAGAAGCTCTCAAGACCTTATACAATTTTGATAGGACCAAAGGCATGAGAGAATTTTGGGTGATGGGAAGCACTGGGGAATGTAAACTGTTGTCGTATGACGAAAAAATCTCCATAGCCAGGACGTCCATTGAAGCGTTAGGATCAGGTGCCATTCTGGGAGTGAATGAGAACTCCATAGAGAGAACAGTGAAACTTGCTAAGGAATTCGTTGACATGGGAGCGTCTTCTCTTTTCTCTTTACCTCCACTATATCACAGACCGTCAGAATTGGGAGTACTGAAGTTCTACGAGGCGATTTCTAAATTGGGCGTTCCAGTCTACGTTTACAACATACCTGACTACGTTGGTTATACTGTTGGTATAAACGTTACCAAAAAATTAGCCGCTGAGGGCATCATCCAGGGAATGAAGTATACCACCAACAATATGGTATCCTTCTTGGAGTACCTCAAAGTAAAGGAGGATGTTAAGCATTTCAAACTATTTATGGGAACTGAGCATCTGATATTACCGTCCTTAATGTACGGTGGAGACGGGGTTGTCACTGCAGTCGCTAACTTTGCACCTGAGTTAGTAAAGGACATCGTAGATTCATTTGAAAGTGGGAACTGGTCACAGGCTATGGAGTCTCAAAGGAAAGTCTCTAAATTAGCCTTCGTCATCTCGGCCGGAGACTACCCAGCAGGCGTAAAAATTGCCTTGAGGTATAGGGGCGTTTATACTGGAAGGGTCAGGGAACCCCTGCAGGAAAACATTAATATCGAAGGGGACATATATGCGACCCTAAAGGAGTTTGGTCTTTAA
- the tmk gene encoding dTMP kinase, producing the protein MVKLIAIEGIDGSGKTTLARALHEKLSRKYKVVLTSEPFTQDILNLLEKYGWKDQVLLALLFSADREIHVRWMMEQDAEIIITDRYYYSTIAYQGVRVQEEWLISLNSVFPRPNLTILLDVPLDVAWERLSRKRDSMNFEEKLRSLGEVRERYLRLAKKEGFHVLDGTRPLEELVTASLDLILGSFSTSLRNLSI; encoded by the coding sequence ATAGTGAAACTGATAGCCATAGAGGGAATAGATGGGTCTGGGAAGACTACTTTAGCTAGGGCTCTCCATGAGAAGCTTTCAAGGAAATACAAGGTGGTTCTCACTAGCGAACCCTTCACGCAGGATATTCTGAACCTTTTGGAAAAGTACGGCTGGAAAGATCAAGTACTCCTAGCTCTTCTCTTCTCAGCAGATAGGGAAATCCACGTAAGGTGGATGATGGAACAGGACGCTGAGATAATAATCACTGATAGATATTATTATTCTACGATTGCCTATCAAGGTGTACGCGTTCAGGAGGAATGGTTGATCTCCTTAAACTCCGTCTTTCCTAGACCTAACCTCACTATCCTTTTGGACGTACCTCTGGATGTAGCATGGGAGAGGTTAAGCAGGAAAAGAGATTCGATGAACTTTGAGGAAAAATTGAGGTCTCTCGGGGAAGTGAGAGAGAGGTATCTGAGGCTAGCTAAGAAGGAGGGCTTTCATGTCTTGGACGGGACTAGACCATTGGAGGAGTTAGTTACTGCTTCTCTGGACTTGATTCTCGGATCCTTTTCAACCTCTCTAAGGAATCTAAGTATCTGA
- a CDS encoding Sjogren's syndrome/scleroderma autoantigen 1 family protein — MSSEQSVKKAAELLKQGATMLSEACPLCNSPLYKLRNGEIVCPVHGRVILAKDEEEERKFQRELLLDSAEKILVESLNGVVEKLKNDPMDSEVIMQVIRYLDSLERLKRIRESSPEKQ, encoded by the coding sequence ATGTCGTCAGAACAGAGCGTGAAAAAGGCTGCCGAGCTCCTTAAACAAGGTGCGACAATGCTGAGCGAGGCATGCCCCCTATGTAATAGCCCACTCTACAAATTGAGAAACGGAGAGATCGTGTGTCCAGTTCACGGTAGAGTGATATTAGCCAAGGACGAAGAGGAGGAGAGGAAATTCCAACGGGAGTTGCTACTTGACTCCGCAGAGAAGATATTGGTCGAGTCCTTGAATGGCGTCGTAGAGAAGCTTAAAAATGATCCAATGGATTCGGAGGTTATCATGCAGGTAATCAGATACTTAGATTCCTTAGAGAGGTTGAAAAGGATCCGAGAATCAAGTCCAGAGAAGCAGTAA